GACAgaaacaaaatttggaaaaatgtgTAGAATCCACAGCTTCTATCAATTTTCCCATTTTCTACTTCCTCTCGTCCAGTACAAccaaacataatataaaaggTTTTAACGAGAAGAAGATGTGCCTAAACCTGAACCTATAAGAACTGCCCCTGAGTTCCCAACAAAAGACTAATAAACACATATACCTAGACCATCTTTGCCTTACATACCCAACACTCGCCCCTGAGTTCTGAACAGTTTGACTTATTTGCGGTTTCTCTTTCtcataaagaacaaaaaaaagggtaatgTTTGACTCATCTGATGAAGGGAGGGATTCAAACCATTGCATcaaatagtttttcttctttcataatttattttcttctcaatttttcttcagttctaattgattttttttccatgcAGATCTATTCCTTGATTCAATGGCTTCAAGTTCGTCATCTTTCCCAAGTTCTTCTATTTCTTCTACCAGCCAATGGACGTATGATGTCTTCTTGAGTTTCAACGGCGAGGACACCCGCAACACTGCTACCACCCGCATAACTTTTCCTTGTTGTAAATCATTTTTAtgtcaaatttcctaaaatacacttattttagggtgttcaaaataaAGCTAATAATTtacaataagaaaaatttattttctttccttttgaagatgtggcaacTGATAgctttttaggaaatttttttaaaaagttattacataagATGAAGGAATAGATGTTCAGCACTTTtgataaggaatagttattcctcattttgaagaatagctattcataaggaataattattcattgtaataaaaatataacaaaacaaCTGAATAGTTATGCCATAGAaatatctattacattacagtgtctattacagtctaccaaacgtgcccttagggtattttattttcctcacccgatttttttcttttaaaagttctcttttatttatctaCTCAAATATCTtatcggatttttttttttagggtgggtAATAATCAATACacctctctctcaaaatttgctttattattttggtgATGATGCAACCACCAACCTTTTGTTACGTGCACGTGAAATGTATGATAAATTAGTTAgatgttttgttctttttccaaAATTAGAATTTGATAGGATGGTTTGATACAAATTCTTCATCACAATACTTATCCCACAAAAACACCCTTCATCATGATTCATGATAACTACTCCTTTCATCTTGATAGTGCCAACCCCTCAAATCTCATCCTCCAGACTCGGGGGGTGAGTAGCAATTTATTCTCTTAATGCCCATTACAATTTCTTGAATTCagattcataaaatttttctcaaaagtcaaaaacaaCCTCCAAGCTCATCAATAATAACTTTATGATTTTCTTTGACAATTCTTTTATCTTGCTTATCTCactcaaaaaaagagaagatatttgagaaaaagaaaattcttggTCAAGTTAGCATGAAAAGAAACTAGCACACAAGGgattggttctctctctctctcacgaaCAATCTAAGGTTTGAATGTAATATCTATAACACTGAGTAGGGAGACACTGCAGAACTCTTTCCGCAACGAATTCATTGACACTGATTACTTCAAGCTAGAGAAAACAGATATCAGTGCAGTTTGGATTGGACTGAAACTGCGTTTACGTTTTCTAcgtttttttcagttttcaattttcaacaaaataagttctatccaaacagacccatcaTCAACCCGGgaacaacttaaaaattaaaagcagcAAAACAAAGTAAATTGTGACACAGTAAATGTTAATTAGCAGACCCAAAATAACAATAACTTTCAAAATTGCGATACATACCACTGCAAAGTCATTTTATGGGTAGTTGAAATAGTAACAACACTCTAGATTTCTTCTTTATATGCAGTACATTTTTTCTTAATCCTAATTCATCTTACTGATCAGTTCATTGATGTGATCCTCACGATTACCAGCATCTCCCCCTCGCTTGtatactatttttgttccttgCAATCCTCCTTCTGGCTTGTTAAGTGAAAAGGGCCATAAGGAACTTGTAACCTCCTTAAAATGTGGACCAACAGTAGCAATCTCATGCACAATATCTTCAATGCATATAATGTCGTACTTTCCCAATGCCTgccaaaaagataaaattgtaGGGGGGAGGGGGTGcattagaaaattttggataaaaaattacaaaaacttagtCCAAAATTTAGCAAGATGATATCTAATACCTGCTCAATAATGTTATTGTCAGTCAGAGGGACTCGCTGCTTGTCTATTTTTAAAAGACCCTTCTTGTAAATCAGCTCCCTCACATTCTTCAGATTAGGATATCTTTACAAACAAGCAAAATCCAATAAGAACCATGTATCACTgatcattaattattaatacaATGACAAAGGGGCAAAGATGCAGGTGAAAAGAATATCACTGAtcattaatttgtaattataaTGATACAGGGGCAAAGATGCAAGTGAAAAGAACCTTTAGGATAATCTGAAGTTGAAACTGGAAATGCATGGAAACCCATATATCAAATAGTAGTTCTTATAAGGAAGAGTCACAGCTTAAGATCGAAAGTTCAGCCATATGCGATATGCCTAGTGAAGACAAATGCCGTAACTTTCcacaatttttgtaattaagcATGTTTAGGGACAAATTTCTCATCATTGTATTTTAGGAAATGCAACAAATTTCAAGATTACATGCAAGACAATGAGACATTTCATGtgacataacaaaaacaaggttatctttgataatttgatatagAGAATGAACTTTTTTAATGTGGACAGGGAGGGAAGATTCCAGTGACCTCCACTTGAACAAGCAATTGACTTGGAACATCagtggaaaaaataaactaaaggCACCTAATCGATCGCCTAATAtctcaataatttttaatttcagccCCAGCCAAGGGCAAAATGAGACCGTTATTTAAACATGCTCCAGTCACAAGCTATTAAAGTTAGGGCCAATGGTAACTCTCTATATTCTAGCATAGATCTGACTCTGGCTAGAGCTAAATGAAGGGTTCGTGCAACAAATGTCCACGCCAGGTTGTCAATAAGCTTATTCAAGGTCTATGGAAGCCTCAACAAGCCAAATAAAAGCTTAAGTTGAAGACTATATAGAAGAAAACCTAAACAACTAGAGGCtcaactcaatattttttttattatcttgaACTGCCATCAAACTTGACGCTTCAACAGACAATGGTCAGTGTGTGTAAAGCTTACAAGAATTACATGAAATTCTTAGAGCATATCATAGTGGCTAATGAGGAATTCCCCTTTCAAGTCCACCAGAAATAAATGAAAGAGACTGGTGCCACACTCCCACTCTCACTGCTactagttattttttaaaccaaaaaaatactttttttttaataaaatttttagccAAAGGAAGTAAGGCTCACCCTAAGGGGCAACCTGGTGGATCAAAACCAAGCTCATCCTTCTGGGGAgagaaaaagggggggggggaggagtgAGGGAGGGAGCCAGAGGAGCCACTAGACCAAAAACACAGAACTTATCTGTTTACATTCAAAGGCTTACTCAATCATGCCCTTGAACCTGCTCTGGTGTCTATCTGATGCACACAAATTAACATTGACCAAGGACCAAGCATAAGACAAGTTTCAAGATTGATTTTGGTTCAATCTAAAGGTGCTTATCAAGCCCAAACAGCCTGGTAATAGGATTGTCCAGATTCATAAGTATCCTTACTCCAAGAAGAGCGCAACACAGAGAATACATAAAACAGAAGCCACCAAAACAATGCTCAATGAAAAGGTATATGCAAAAAAATGGTTGGTGCCATTAAAAGGGATCATCtcaaaataatgtaaaaattaaaaattaaaaagaaaaagttatttcAGCAAGAGCATAGGACACTGACAGGTTTACACAGAAAtcaaaaaagtttaaataagTAAAAGAGCATGAAAGCTAGTTGCTTCTTGTCCTGATGGTAAGCTAGAGCTTTTTGTAGTCTTTCAACACTATGCTTTATATCATTAGTAGTAATggaataaaaacaatatatagcTATCTAACTAATGAAGCCAGAAAGAATTAGGCAACAGAGTTAATTCCAATTATGATACTAGTCAGTGGTCACAATTTCATTCATAACCACTTCATACTGAAAATCATGAACTATTATGGGGGAGCCCCCATATTTCTATGCTTTTCTGTTTTATCCAGCTTATTAAGCATATTTACTGCATAGCAATAAGAAAAGGTTTTGTGTCTCCTACCCGTAGGTAACATAAGGCTCCACTTTTTCCAGCTTTTCaactataaatttatttgcTATAACAAAGACACCGTTGAAGACTTTCCTCAATCTCATGTTGTATAAGAGCTTCCTAGTTCTTGGATGCATTTCCTTCTTTCTGGGAAACAAACAGAGACATCAGAGTGGTAGAAAAAGAATTAACTGTAGATAACATcaagaaaataatcacaaaagCTGGTAACTCACCCATTTATGCGAAGGACAAAAAGCAATTTGGTATCGGTCACTGTCAAATTTGGTCTATTCCTCTTTGTCCTCTGTTTCAATTTTATGAGGTCTAGttcctacccaaaaaaaagaaggattaTTTGACAATACCATTATGTTAGTAAATATATCATGATATTGCAGACAATGCAGGGCAGCTCCGGAAACATTTGTCCTGGACAGAAGTTAATCTAAAATGAAAGACATAAAGAGTACAAACATCTAAGTATCTACCAAAGTTTTCAACCTTAACAAGCACATCACCTAGATTGATGAGCATACACATTTCAGCTACTATTGCATGCTTCTCATGGACAAATAATCTGTGACCCAAGAAGAGCCCATTTCACCTAATACTAGGCAACTGCCCAAGAGGCAAATTTAACATGCAAAACAATAGAAGAAAAGACCAAGGAAAGGCACCAAAACAGCATTCAGTCATGTCACGtgctaaacataaaaaattgaacatttCCAACATATCAAAACTGAATGAACCCAATCGAATCTCAAATAACCGAAAACCTCAGCTTTCTTCACTCCTCTAAAGAACACTTCAAACTTCTCCATCCCAGCTTATTTCTAATCACATCAATCTTCTACAACAGATTATCGACACAAAACTAAGATGTCCCCAAGTTCCAACTCTCTCAAAAAACCAAtcataaatacataaatattaaCCTGTAAGCCATCAAAATAACACCCAAAATAACCCCCCAATTCTCAAACTCCTCCATGCTTGCACATACACATATGCATATGtatacaagaaaaacaaaaacctccACCAACCCAACAGTAACTTCAAAAGGCAAAATTTACCCAATTTCAACcacaataaaagaaatgaaacaaaaaaaaaacactatatcAATTTTATAAGCATAACATTACACCAAGTAAAACCCACACACATATATGCATATATGTACAAGAAAAATACTCTGGCAGCTCAACAGAAACTTCAAAAAGCAAACTTTACCCAATTTAAACCCAGTAAAAGAAATCATAAAAAACACTATATCAACGTTTTTATAAGCATAATATTGCACCAAGTAAaacccacacacacatatatgcatatacatacaaacaaaaaaatatccaGCAACTCAACATAAActtcaaaaaccaaaacttaCCCAGTTCAAACCACAACAAAGGAAATCAGAAAAAACATAATATCAATCTTATAAGCATAATACAGCTATAGCAACCCAACAAAAACCCACTTgtgaaaaagtaaaacaaacccacaaacaaacacaaatagatatatataaaaaaaataaaataaaaaaaaaataggtgaAAGAGTTGAAACCCTGGTGCGGTATTGTTTGATGAAATCTTCAGGCATTCTGATGAATTCTTGTTTGGCTCTCTTCTTGAGAGCAGACTGTCTGTCCTCATACTGAGCTTTCCTCTTCAAAGCCCAGTCTTCATTGCTCTTCCTTTTCTTCAGTATAACCTCAGGTATGTACGCCAACGGTGCCTCCTCTTCCGCCAttcttatctctctcttttgctttctctctgtaaccaaaagagaaaaatacagaGAGAACGAAAGATGAAGGAAACACAGAAAGAGGGTTAGGGTTGCGACCGAGTAAAGActaaaaccctaatttccaATCAGATTGGACTTCAAAGCCCATTCAGCCCATCAATGGGCCCGCAAAGAGTAAAAAGTTGTGATATAAGGCCGAATTCCAAATTGTTATGGGCTCTTCTTGGACCCAAGAAGAGCCCATCAATggtctaaaaaaaattttattttcagtttgTGTTGGTTTGATTTCATTATTTGCAAATCAATTTACAAACCGACGGATTAATGTAAAATAGTATATGGAATGGTTTAATGTAAAATACCAAATATGCAATGACTTATTATCAAACCGAGTAAATTGACAGATTGTACGGTTAATCTTTTTAACCcacagataaaataaaataaaataaaataccaatTGTTATACATAGAACACAAGCAACAAATATCACATCGATAACACCTGATTGATTTTAATCATTAGTTGTATTCGGagatttaaatgatttttttatgctttatgGTTTGATGATTAAGCTGAAAatctattttgaatttttatgagATATGTTATTTCAAGACTTTTGGACTATATAACTTATTTATTGGATGATTTATGTAAATgatgtgtttatttttgtttatactCTCTTACTTTATgtcatatgatgtaatttttttattataatttcttaatttacctaaatgtatattttttttggttgctttttaaaattataaaatatattatataattaattaataaacctaCAATTTAACCAATGGACTAGTGAATCAATTCTTCAGCTAGGTCAACCTCCagtataatttttataactttGGTTTTGGGGTTTTAAAGGCAATAGTGGATGTCTACTTAATAAAAGACTGAATTGGgaagttttgaaatttagatGACTGAAATGAGAAAACGTAAATTTagagaactaaaatgaaaaaaaattgaaacttagaaGACGAGTTTTGAAATTTAGCTTAAATTAAAATCCTCAAAAAACCAAGtggtaatctttttttttttttttaatagttagaaatataatgtgaaaatttttttttatatagaaaatataatttcatttcaaaccctttaaaaaaaaaagttagcagGTCATGGGTTAAAACTTAATAGGTTCATGTTATATTTTGGTTGACATGACTAGctcatttaataaacatgtcatgATTGTGTTTAACCCATGGAACTCGTTTAACTCAtttaacttatttaattaaatgtcattttatcaatatacttttcaaaaccttaggtatataaacttattagttgttgtgtttattttgtttggcATATTGTAACTGATTATTTGTGAAATTAagatttgctttaattttgaataatCTCTTTTGCCTATCAGCCGAATTTAAGCAACCTTTGCATTTCCTACTAAGATCCCAAGTCTCCAAGTGGGCTCTCTTGTAATGCGATTACTCgttaattatgaattttatattaaaaaaaatctatttgttTTATCTCTTATAGTTTAGATTAATTGggttaaaactaaaatttgtatttttttttcactttgataaaaatctaataaatggGTTGACACaactaacccatttaataaacatgtcatgTTAGGGTTGAGAAATCCTAGCTCGTTTAATAAATGTGTTGGGTTAGTGTTGACTAATATAGTCGAATATTTATGAGTCGACATGACATGAACTATAAATGTGAACACAAATTTCCACCCCCAGGGTTAACTCTGACTGACAGACCTTACAAATTACAATCTTAACCAAAAccaattttatcatattttcaACCACTTTAATATTTCACTTGACTACAACGCTCCgtttgtttcaatggaaaactttatgtaaagatagttttccgtgttttccagtgtttggtagcataaaaaaagataagtcaaaggaaaactatatttggtcaacataaaaagtatgacttatttttagaaattgttttccactaattttttttggaaaaaaaaaaactttatctcacaacaaactaaataagggaagttaagaggttgtttttcaactcatttaaagttactaccaaacattgaaaaatgaaatagttttattgaaaatgatTCTTAGAAAATgacttattttctagaaaacattattgttgaaacaaacaaagtgcAAGCTCAAGTTATTAATCTCGGcatttttaaactttattaaatttccattattaattttaataatctTTACGgtgataaaaattttgttttaaaagcCCCACTCTTGTCACATAACTTAAACAAACCATAccttgtttttttaataagaaacataaactattccttaaattactttttttttaaacaatttaattatattattgtaatattatatctaataataaatttttatagttttggaCATTACAAAATTACACTAACATAAGACAATGCTAATAATTTACGTTAATTATGCAATTTAACAAAGCTAAATTACAGATAgagatatataataaaaagtaattaagaatgaagaaaaaagtcaaagaaaaatgGTCCCCACATtggaaaaaaaaccaaaaaggccaaaaaaaatcCTCCTTTCCCGCCTTCCGCCCCCCTCATTGAATTTCATATTTcgttctctctcctctctctctctctctcacatcacACTCTCACACACCCCCacccacagagagagagagagagagagaatgtggaGGAGCTCTTGGGGCTACTCTGAAAATGGACACTCCAGTGAAGAACCAACTTGCCACCACTTCTAAGTTTGAGGTCTTTCCTATAAACCCTACTCTCtctatcttatttttctttgtcttaCTCATTATCAttgtgcttttattttatttattttttttggtaaaatgaaATTATTCTGTCTGGTTACCGAGAAATTGaactagagaaaaacaaaacccatgTCTTCAATTTCACTATCTCATCCATTTTACTcaccaaaataagaaaaacccaATTCCCATTACTTAAAAGTAGTTTATGTTCAAGGGTCAAAATTCAATTTGGGGGTTTTAGCTCTCTTTGGTTCCTGATGCTGTGAAGCCTAAGGttttaccataaatttaatatcCCTATTTTCTGAGGGGAAAAAGGGTATTTTGTAATGTTGTATTAAGATGTTGAGTTGTGGGGCTAAATTTGTTGTTTTGGGTTCTTTAGGGATTGGATTTTTAGAACCTGGGGTTGCTATGATATTGTATTTTGGTGGATTTTGATGTgaattgccttttgtttttaagtGTGAATGGGGTTTCACTTTGTTTAACAAGTGCATATATCCATGTGGATGTTTCATAGggcttttttataaatttggaGAGTAGAGGTGTATTTTGGTCCAAATGATAGGTCCACCATCCACACACATGGGGGAAGGGTGATTTAGCCAGATGCTTCTATGGACTTTATAGTTgcaattgtgtgtgtgtgtgttttttttttttcctcccaagGAAATATCTAAAGAGGAGTTGAAACTTTTGGAACCATTGTCTAGTGCAAGGGTTAAGTCTCGGACTGCCAAGTGCAAGTGCACAGGGAGTGGTCacttcatgcaaaaaaaaaaaaaaaaaaagttaaaggcTAGAACTGTATCCAAGCCAACCCTCTCTGAATCCTAGCTAAGTGAGAGAGGCATTAGGCAGTGaccatttttatatatttgtaagcAGTTACTGATTTTGGCAAGATGTTATTGTTTTTTGCTTGGTGACAATCTAATTTGTTTGCTATTGTTCTGGATTGGTTAatacttgtttttatttttgaggcTATGTGCTGGGTAATAATCTTTGTTTATACTATGCAGGACTCTCCTGTATTTAATTACATCAGCAATCTTTCTCCTATCGAGCCAGTCAAGTCCATACCCACTGATCATGCATTTACTTCGCTAACTTTTGCATCCCCTTCATCAGTATTTCCTTCACCACAGATTGGTATCCACAAAGAATCTAGATTTTCAATTAGAAGGtaaatttaatttactttttcttgTGTCATTCAATcatataacaaaaattgtgCAGTTGTTATTCACAATTCAAGTTACACTGTTATCAGGCATCAGTTCTCAGACCCTTCAAAAAATGAGTCCTCTCAGAttggaaacaaaaacaatacaaGTGAAGGGGTTTCAGTTGCTGTTCAATCATCTGATTCATGtactgaaaattttgaatgttgTACTTCTGCCAGTTCAGCAAGAGAGATTACTAATGAGCCAACTGATGAGCCCTCGGAACTAGTCATTGAGTTGCCAAATACCTTGAAATATGATTGTGGTAGCCCTGACAGTGATATGGTACCTCCTGATGCTATTAAGACAGATGCTGCACCAGAAGTTGCAGGCACACTGGAATCATTCGATGAATTTCTTCGGGATGACTCAAAAGGGAAGCTCCATTattttgaaagtgaaaaaaatttgcGCAACATCTGTTCGATTGAGCAAAATATAGAAGCATGTGACTGGGTGTCATTTGTTTCTGGCGCTGCAGATCTGTTGAACTTGGATTCATCCATGATTGAAGAGCATTTTGAGGGACAAAATCATAAATCAGTTGATCCTGGGacaatttcttttctctcaactGTCCTACAGCTCCCACAAGACAATGCAAATGATGTAGAGAAGACAGAAACCGTTGGTATTATCAGTTGCAAACAACGTGAAATAGGAGAAACAGTAACTCAATCCAGAGAAATTGGAAACCTGAAAAAAAAGGATCAAACTTCAGCAGTCTTTTCTAGCACTCTGCTGGATAAGCTAGTTGTTAGTGATTTGAGTGATAAAGTGGATGACAAGGGGAAAAAGTGCATGGATTCCAGCAGCAAGGTATGGCATTTTTTGGCCTATGTTGTTATACAGATTACAGAAGTAAAACGTATTATATGTATTTATGCAGTGTATGCTTTCTTCTGGATAATTAAAATGCTGTCTGACAGTTAGAAACTAAAGTTTTGTGGAGTTTATAGCACATACATTGTGAGAGTCTCTTCAAGCTTTAACTTATACATGGTGTCTAATATATTGTAGAATTACATAACCACAGTCATATTTCTCACAGTTTATTAACCTTATAAAACTCATAGCTTAAATTCACTTCTCTAAATTAGATACTCGTATGGTGCGTCTCCATCATTGATCTGCTTCTGATgcagaaccaaaaaaaaagaacccaagaacaaaaataataaaataaacataggATTCAGCACCTAGGGTTACTTGGAATCAACACCAAATGAGATGGAAAGCTTAAGAACCAGCACCTAGTGTTGATTGGACTCAACACCAAGCCATTGGAAAAATtccaaccaaaattttagtaatCATTAACTTCTCTCCGTTGGAGTACAATGCTATGCTTATACAAACTATTAAAACTAAACTCTAATTTTAGATGACTAGAGTCAATGctcaattattaaattacaaaaacaaccTTGACTAtaggaaattaaataacatattAATAACCTAATTTGCTAATAAGAGTTAGAATAAAATCCAATGGGGGTAAtagtaaaaatacaattgacttctAAAACTAAACAAAACTTAATTACAACAAAATTGTTGTCATGTTCattgcatcaattgtttttggTCTTTGTCATGTATTTACATAAGCACTGTGGATAGAGTATTGCTGAAGCTGAATTCAGAGTAGACGTATAAAAAATATGCCAAGTGTTTAGATTTTTATGAGAATAATAAATTGTAGATACCACATATCCATTGACATTAATGCTTTACCTAATGTTGAAATCTCATCTTTATTTCTAATGCAATTTTTGACTGTTTGAAATCACAACAATGCCATGTATGCAATGAATTGCATCAATGAACAGTGTTGTGATTTCAGGTTCATTGcatcaattttttgtgtgtCTATGCATGATACTGTCCCTACCCCACATGCCTGCTCCCcctttgtcccttttttttttaatgctttattTGTCCCTATTCAATAATATTTTGGACCTTGTTCAGCCTGGTTCTCACAGGCTTTGTAGTATACGACGGCGCTGTCTGGTTTTTGAAACTTCAGGAGCTCATAAAAATAAGCCAATATGTGATTCTAATAGTAGTTCTTCGGCAATACCATCTGATTGTGAAGTTTTTTCTAATGAAAAGCAAGCTCAAATCAATACTGCAAGTGGTTATTCATCAACCATGTTACCTGGTATTGGTTTGCACTTGAATGCTCTTGCAACTGCTCCGACTGATAATAAAGTTGTCAAGCTTGAGAGTCCAGCTTTCAGAagtaaacaaataattatgcTAAACTCACTGGTCTCTTGCAATCCTTTAACACCTGGCCAGAATCCTCTTGATAAAGCCCTGACTCTTAAAACTTTGGAAGGTGAATTGGCTCCACATTATAATGAAGCTCAGGTTACAGAAAATGCTCCTCAAACATCTACAAGTGCTGTTAGTGAAGAGTTTGACCAGAGTAGTCCTAGAAGAAAGAGGCATGTGTGGACAATACTATTGTTTGATCGTCgacatttactttttaattaagTGCTTAATATTGccatttttgttataatgtttgATAATTTTCAGATTCAAGTTGGAACATGTTGAAGAAAGCAACGCCTGCAAGCGCTGTAATTGTAAGAGGTCAAAATGCTTGAAGCtgtaagtttatttttatttacttaaaattaaGTTCATGGTTTGTGTGCATTATCTTCGTCTCTCAGACAAAATGTGTTTGTAAAATCAGTTGCTAATGTCTTGACTGGTTTT
This genomic stretch from Quercus lobata isolate SW786 chromosome 3, ValleyOak3.0 Primary Assembly, whole genome shotgun sequence harbors:
- the LOC115981681 gene encoding 60S ribosomal protein L7-1-like, with the translated sequence MAEEEAPLAYIPEVILKKRKSNEDWALKRKAQYEDRQSALKKRAKQEFIRMPEDFIKQYRTRELDLIKLKQRTKRNRPNLTVTDTKLLFVLRINGKKEMHPRTRKLLYNMRLRKVFNGVFVIANKFIVEKLEKVEPYVTYGYPNLKNVRELIYKKGLLKIDKQRVPLTDNNIIEQALGKYDIICIEDIVHEIATVGPHFKEVTSSLWPFSLNKPEGGLQGTKIVYKRGGDAGNREDHINELISKMN
- the LOC115981691 gene encoding protein tesmin/TSO1-like CXC 3; this encodes MDTPVKNQLATTSKFEDSPVFNYISNLSPIEPVKSIPTDHAFTSLTFASPSSVFPSPQIGIHKESRFSIRRHQFSDPSKNESSQIGNKNNTSEGVSVAVQSSDSCTENFECCTSASSAREITNEPTDEPSELVIELPNTLKYDCGSPDSDMVPPDAIKTDAAPEVAGTLESFDEFLRDDSKGKLHYFESEKNLRNICSIEQNIEACDWVSFVSGAADLLNLDSSMIEEHFEGQNHKSVDPGTISFLSTVLQLPQDNANDVEKTETVGIISCKQREIGETVTQSREIGNLKKKDQTSAVFSSTLLDKLVVSDLSDKVDDKGKKCMDSSSKPGSHRLCSIRRRCLVFETSGAHKNKPICDSNSSSSAIPSDCEVFSNEKQAQINTASGYSSTMLPGIGLHLNALATAPTDNKVVKLESPAFRSKQIIMLNSLVSCNPLTPGQNPLDKALTLKTLEGELAPHYNEAQVTENAPQTSTSAVSEEFDQSSPRRKRFKLEHVEESNACKRCNCKRSKCLKLYCECFAAGLYCVEPCSCQDCFNKPIHESTVLETRRNIESRNPLAFAPKVIRSADVVPEFGDESNKTPASARHKRGCNCKKSSCLKKYCECFQGGVGCSINCRCKGCKNAFGRKDGAEETDIEGEELEACKKNALDASLHTVKEDEKEHLDFPITELSENSRSLSQESEGCKNALEISLQEVNESEKEHPDLSITPFSEISRPSIRLPFSFSGKLPLSSLLSVGSSAQFCTSQKPRTKYSLSSRLKFETHLQMIPEDETPEALNSTSDVKSTSPNSKRVSPPKQEFGSTARRMGRKLILRSIPPFPSLSSTGEQ